From the genome of Mucilaginibacter paludis DSM 18603:
CCAATCACCTACCAAAGGTGGTATCCGCTACAGCGAAATGGTTAACGAAGATGAGGTAATGGCTTTGGCCGCCCTCATGACTTACAAATGCGCTATTGTTAACGTCCCTTTTGGCGGTGCTAAGGGCGGTATCAAAATCAATCCGAAAAATTACACTGTTGGCGAACTTGAAAATATCACCCGCCGCTATACAGTGGAGTTAATTAAAAAGAATTTTATTGGCCCCAGTATTGATGTGCCCGCGCCCGACTACGGTTCGGGAGAGCGCGAGATGAGTTGGATAGCCGATACCTATGCCACGATGAACCCGGGGCAGTTGGATGCGCTGGGTGCCGTTACAGGTAAGCCTATTGCGCTGCATGGCATTGCCGGCCGCCGCGAAGCTACAGGCCGCGGTGTAGCCATTGCTATCCGCGAGTGTGTTAGTGTTGCCGAGGATATGCAGAAATTGGGTTTAACCACCGGTATATCAGGTAAGCGTGTTATTGTACAGGGGCTTGGTAACGTTGGTTATCATTCGGCTAAATTTTTATCTGAGTTTGGTGCTATTATAGTTGGCCTGTGCGAATACGAAGGAGCCATTTACAACGAAGCCGGGCTGGATATTGAAGCCGTATTTTTACACCGTAAAGAAACAGGATCAATTTTAGGCTACCCGGGAGCCAAAAAGGAATTCAGAAATTCGCTGGAGGGCCTGGAGCAACCTTGCGATATCCTGGTTCCGGCAGCTTTAGAAAACCAGATCACGGGAGAGAACGTTAAAAATATCAAGGCTAAAATTATAGCCGAAGGCGCTAACGGGCCAACTACCCCTGGCGCAGAAACGATGTTTTATCAAAACGGCGGCATCATTATCCCGGATATGTACGCCAATGCAGGCGGTGTAACGGTATCATACTTCGAATGGTTAAAAAACCTATCGCATGTGGCGTTTGGCAGAATGAACCGCCGGTTTGAAGAAAATTCGAATTTAAACCTGGTTAACATGGTAGAAGGAATAACCGGTATAGCGTTGTCTCCGTTGCAACGGTCAAGCATTATTAAGGGAGCATCCGAGCTGGAATTGGTCAATTCGGGGCTGGAAGATACCATGATCCGATCATACCACGAGATCCGCGAAACATTTAAAGGTAATCCTAAAATAGAAACGCAACGGATAGCCGCTTTTGTGGGCGCTATTAATAAAATTGCGGTATCGTACCAAAATCTGGGTGTTTGGCCGTAAATTGAATTTCGGACGCCGGTATTTTATTTCAAAATTTTAATGGATATTGAAGAGCCATTGCGTGCATTGCAATGGCTCTTTTTGCTTGTATTAGGTCGTTGTGTTTTCGGTAAATTTTATTGCGCGAATAATGGACAGTGGCTATTGTAACACCATCTGCACCGCAGATGAATACCGTATGGCCTGCTCGTTTATGTCTATTTATCGTTGACTGGCCGATGGTGGTTATTTAGAATATTTCTAAATAGAATATAAACTTTGCAAAAAACGTTATTCCCTTGATGTTTTGTATTTTTGCAGTCCGAAGTTCAATAACAGGAATAATTTAACGAAACCTTGATGAGTTACTGCCTGAAGTTTAATTACGGCAGGCGCTTAACAGGTTAGTTACCAGTAAATGATAAATTAAGCTGATGAAAAAAGGTTCAATATTTGGAATGGTTGTAATAGCAGTTGCAATAGCTGTTATTATAGGTACTTATTCAAGTTCAAGTACTTATGGTACATTTAAAGAGGCTGCCGATACTAAAAGCGAGTTGCACGTGGTTGGGCATCTTGATAAGCAAAAAGCATTATTTTATGATCCGGTAAAGGATGCCAACTATTTTTCGTTTTATATGAAGGATAGTAAAGGGCAGGAGTGCAAGGTGGTATTTACCGGTACTAAGCCACAGGATTTTGAACGTTCGGAGCAAATCGTACTAACCGGACAAATGAACGGTGATGAGTTTCATGCATCAAAAATTTTAATGAAATGCCCATCCAAATACACGCAGGATAAGGTTGAGGTTACGGAATTTAAGGCTAAACAAGCCGCTATTTAATATTAATGGATATAGCTTTTAAAGGTGAACACCTTGCACCCGGCCATCTGGGTCAGTTTTTTATCATACTTGCGTTCGGCTCTGCGCTGTTTTCAACCATCAGCTATTATTTTGCTACCGTAAACCAAAACCAGCTCGACAGGCGCTGGCATAACATGGGGCGTATTGGTTTTATAGCCAATTCCGTTTCGGTAGTGGGCATTGGGGCTTGCTTGTTTTACATTATCTACAATAATTTTTTTGAGTACCATTATGCCTGGGCGCATTCCTCACGCACGTTACCCGTATATTATATCATATCGAGTTATTGGGAAGGGCAGGAGGGAAGTTTCTGGTTATGGGGTTTTTGGCAGGCTGTGTTAGGTAATGTGCTTTTATGGAAAGCTAAATCCTGGGAAAACCCAGTGATGACGGTGGTTGGCTTATCGCAAACCCTACTGTCGTCTATGCTAATCGGCGTGGAGCTGTTTGGTACCCGTGTAGGCAGCTCTCCTTTTATATTGCTTCGCGAAGCCATTCAAGCACCCATTTTTAGCCGGCCAGATTATTTAGGGTACATTAAAGATGGTAACGGCCTAAACCCCTTGCTCCAAAACTATTGGATGGTAATTCACCCACCTACTTTGTTTTTGGGCTTTGCATCTATGATCATTCCTTTTGCTTATGCTATTGCAGGATTATGGACCAAACGCTATAAAGAGTGGGTACAACCAGCTATAACCTATTCACTTTTCTCGGTAATGGTATTAGGTACCGGGATCATCATGGGTTCTTTCTGGGCTTACGAATCGCTTAATTTTAACGGTTTCTGGGCCTGGGATCCTGTAGAAAATGCCTCCGTTATCCCATGGCTTACCTTGATAGGGGCAGTACACGTGCTGATTGTTTATAAAAACACGGGCCAGGCCTATTTTACGTCGCTCTTTTTAGTACTCATTAGTTTTGTTTTGGTGCTCTATGCTTCTTTTTTAACGCGCAGCGGTATTTTAGGCGAAACATCTGTACACGCTTTTACCGATTTGGGGATGTTTTGGCATTTAGTGGTAGACGTGCTGATATTTTTAGCATTGGCCGCTACGTTGGTTGCTATGCGTTGGAAAGAACTGCCTATCAGTAAAAAGGATGAAGAAACCTACTCCCGCGAATTCTGGATGTTTGTTGGATCGGTATTTTTGGGCCTTTCGTGCTTCCACTTGGTAGTAGTAACGTCTATACCGGTATGGAACGCCATGTTTGGTACCAAGCTTGCCCCACCCATAGAGCCTATCAGGTTTTATAACGTTTTCCAGGCCGGTTTTGCATTTGTAATTACTTTGCTGGCAGGTTTCAGCCAGTTTTTAAAATATAAAAAAACCGATACTACTCGCTTTTTTATCACCAGCATTACCTATTTTGTTTTTGCAATACTGATTACGGCGCTTATTGTGTATGTAACCGGTATTTACCATACTAACTGGATATTTATGCTGGTTACCCTGGGTGCCGTTTACTCGGTAATGGCTAATGCTAAAATACTGGCAGAGGTATTTAAGGGAAAAATTAAACTGGCCGGTTCGGCAGTGGCGCATATCGGTTTCGGCTTGTTAATCATCGGGGCAGTTATTGCCGCCGGTACAAGTAAGGTGGTGTCCATCAATAAAAGTGGCATGGTTGAGGTGGCTGGGTTTGATAAGGTTGCAGATGTTAGGGAAAATATCATGCTCTATAAAAATGAGCCGGTTACCATGGGTAAATATACAGTAACCTATGTAGGCGATTCTATAGCTATGCCAAACCACTATTTCAAGGTAAATTATAAACAATTTGATGCCAGCGGTAAGGTAACTGAGGATTTTATTTTAAAACCTAACGCCCAGGCCAACGAAAAAATGGGCCTCGTGGCTACACCCGATACCAAGCATTACTTATTTCATGATTTATATACGCACGTAACAGCCGCGCCTATTAAAGATGATTTGCACCAATCGGCAGGAGGCGCCGCGCACGACGAAACCAACGACGATAAAAATTATGACCCGCCTATAATTAACGAAGTTGCCATAGGCGACACTATTCGGTACCGTGATGGTATCATTGTTTTGAAGCAACTTAATGCAGGCGCGCAAGTACAAAATATTCCTTTAGGTAAAAATGATGTATCGGTAGGAGCAAGCCTTGAAGTAACAACCCACGGCAAAACTTACAAGAGCGAACCTGTATATATGATTAAAGGTGGCAGCGGTTTTGACTTTGCCCGAAAGGTGGATGATGCGGGGTTGAAACTCCGCCTAAGTAAAATATTGCCTAAAATTAACAAGGTTGAGATTACCGTTTACCAGCAGCCCGAAAGCAAAAAGGCGTATATTGTAATGAAAGCTATTGAATTTCCATATATCAACTTCTTTTGGAGCGGTACTATCATCATGGTTATTGGTTTTCTGCTATCCATATTCAGAAGGAACAAGGAATTAAAAACAGTATAGCGCAACAGGTACCACACTGGCAAATATAACCGGTGGTAGATCCAACAAAACGAGGCCACAATTATGATTATTGTGGCCTCGTTTTGTATCCGCAAACTTTTTAAATTGCACCTGGTTAAACCAGGGCAGAAGAGAGGCCCTCCAGGTGATAAGGTCAGGTTTAATACAGTGTGGAATAATACTTGAGCTCTGTTATTATTGCCAATGGCAGCCGTTGTTCAACAAAAAACCGGCTTGATTATTCTTCATTGAGTTTTTATTAAAACCGATTTTGGCCAAAGTGTTTTTTATATAGTCAGGCTATTGTTTAATACTGCGTTAAATTAAAATGAGCCTTTCATTTTAGGGCTCATATACCAGCGGGAAGTATCAATAGATAAAATGCTGTTAACCCCTAATTGCCAGGAGCCGGTTTAACCTCTACCTTTTTTGTTGTTTTGGTTTTGGTGGACTTGCTGTCTGTTTCTGAAACGAGGCTTTGCTGTAGCATGGTATAATCCCACGATCCCTTTTTAAATTTATTAATTTTTTTCTCTATCCTGTTAGCCTCATTTTGCTGATCGGCCACCTCAGTCTTGTAATCTTTTATTCTTAAGCCTTCAGGGTTTGATTCCTTCACTATGGTGCTGTAAAAACGGCGCTGTAAAAAAACATCATCCATGGTATCACCTATTTTTTTAGTCGGGTCGATATCAATAGTAACCAACAGGTTGCGTAAATCCTTAAATTTAAGCCAGCAAAGTGGCTGCACGCTCAGCACTTCGCCACTACTTAAGGTAAGTTTTACTAAAGGCGCTACGCCGATGATGCGGGTGATTGTTCTGGATCTGGTTTTGTCATAATATACATCTTCTTTGATGCGGTATCCACAAATTTTTTCGGGCGTAAAGGGGTTGGCCACCTGCTTACTGCCTATTTTATTACCATCTTTATCAAATTCATCTACTAAGGCCGTGTCGGATAAGCCTACCATCATCTCATCATAAGAAAGCGGAATTGTAAACGCGTCACCAGTTGGATTGACTGTGGTTACAACAGCGGGACTGTAAGCCTTAATTTCCCTTTTTTTAATTGCCGCCAATAATGCGTTAATTAATTCGGTATGATGTGATGCGAAAGACTTGTTTTTAGGATCCTGTAAATCGATGTCGCGCCAGTAACGATGGAAAAATTTGATACTCAGGTGAGCGGGGTCAACCAAAGGGAATGGTTTTGCTTTAGCGTAAGAAATTGCCCTGTGTTTTGATACAGCCATAGAATCTTTTATCGTAGTATCGATATGTATTTTATTGCTGATAAATCTGGCTAAGTCCTTTTCCGACATTTTAAATATATCGTTTTTTTTAGCTTCTTTCTTCTTCAATTTTTCAAGCTTTGCCGCTTCTTTTTGAGCTTCCTTTTCTCTTTTTAGTTTTGCTTTTGGGGATAATACGGTTGTATCATTTTTTAAAGCCGTTTTAGATGTATCAGCGCCTGCTTGATTTCCAGATGCTAAGTCAGCGCCCGTTCGGGCTTTTGGACGAGATTTTGATGACGCTTTTACAGCCGCAATACTATCTGCTTTATGTTTCTTTGCCGCAAGCTTCAGTGCTTTTGCGACAGATTTTTTATCTTCTGGCTTTTCGGAAGTTTTAGGAGTAATAGTGGTATCAATTTTAGCATCATAGACAACATTTTTTGAAGGTGCTGCGTACAAGGTATTGGATTTTGTTGTGAGGCAATGTGCTAATAAATAAAAGGTGTTTGTTAATAACAGAAATAAAATTAGTACAAGTTTTTTTTTCATTGTTGTTTTATCGGTTACCAGTCACATTAAATTACATGTCATTTAACAAACTTGATAAGAGTTACTAATTAATAGGGCTTTGCTAAATATTAATTATTATAATTGATTAAAAAGTCAAAAGATTTTTAATTTGTTACAATAACTGATACTCGAGTTTAAATATATAAAAAAATACTCAATTGTTATCAGCGAAATAAATTTCAGTTTTATTAAGTGTAGGATGATGCATGCAGAACAAAAAAATCAATTTGTAAAGATACAGGATACCTTAATCCGGATATCTAAAATAGATTCGGTAAAAACCAGGCACATAGTTAAGGCCAATAACTTCGGCAATATTTCTGATGAGTCGTTGCCGGAGTTGATTATCAGTGCAGGTACTGATAAGTATGTATTTATGTTTGAAGATAAAGCCAGCCAGCAACAAGCATTTACGGAACTGGAAATGATAATAATGGGGTAATGTGCTGTTCTTATCTAAAGATAGTTTCAGGTTATAATTAAATAATGTTGCTATAGTTAATTTATTTAATTGGGTTAGCGCCTGTTTTTATAGTTTTATTTTTATTGAAAAATCAGCAGGTTTTAGGCAAACAAAGTCTTGATAATCTGGTTGTTCGTTGGGCGTTCGTCTATAAATTTAGTGGACTTAAATTTTTGCGTAATGTGTAAAAAAAATTAAGTTCTCGTATATTTATAGCACCCTAATTTAATTTAAAAGAATGAAAAATGCCTTACCTTTTTTACTATTGTCTCTATCGGCATGCACCGCAACTAAAAGTACTCTTGATAGCAGCAATCAGGCCATTAAATCACATGCTCAGCCGGTTAAAATATTTGGAATTGGAAGCTATAGTTCTAAATCTATAGTGTTGACACTTGTTGATGCTGAAAACAAATACTTTACCGTTGAGGTGCCTAAGATTCCATCTTTAAAGGTAGGCGATGTATATCCTGGATTTTGATAAGGTACAGATGATGCTTATCTGATTTTTAAAAGATGTACCTTCGCTTAGTTTGGCTTAAAATACCCGGTTGATATGTTGGGGTACAGCAGGCTTCTATATATTAAGATATGCGTGTTTCTATAATCGGGTCGGGCAATGTAGCTACCCACCTTTCCGCGGCATTGAAAAACGCCGGTCATCACATTATTCAGGTTTATAGTCTTAATCAGCAAAATGCGGGTTTGCTGGCTTACCATGTAAAAGCCGAAGCCATAAGCCACATAGCCCAAATTAATGCCGATACCGATATGTTTATCATAGCCGCAAAAGACGATGCTATTGAAAGTATAGCCAAACAATTGGCCTCTTATCAAAAATTGATTGTACATACATCCGGAGCAACGGCTATGGACGTTATTTTAAAGTATAATCTACAGGCTGGCATTTTATACCCTTTGCAAACTTTCAGCAAAACCAGGGAGCTTGATTTTAAGCAAGTGCCGCTTTGTATAGAGGGCAGTACCGAGGATATAACCATCCGGTTGGAGCAATTGGCGCATACCATCAGCAAACATGTTTCGAGGGTAAACTCATCCGAGCGAAAAATATTACATCTTGCAGCCGTTTTCGCCTGTAACTTCTCCAATCATCTGTATGCCATAGCACAGGTGCTATTGGTGGAAAATGGCCTCGATTTTAACCTGCTAAAACCCCTGATTTTAGAAACCGCGCAAAAAGTGATGGAGAGTAGCCCGGTTAAAGTACAAACAGGGCCGGCTATTCGTAACGATAAAAAAACAATGAAGGCACACCTCGGATTGTTAGATCGGCACCCACCTTTACAACAACTTTACGAGGTATTAAGTCAAAGTATTATCAAAATGGGGAATGGTGGTTAGTCCGATAAGTTATTTTATTACTTTTGCACTTAATGAACGTTTTTAATATAAAAATAAACTTCGAGGAAAAGGATCACGAAACCCTTGAACTACCTATTGCCGAAGGAGAATCGGTATTAGATGTTTGCCTTGAAAACGGAATAGAATTGCAGCATAACTGCGGTGGGGTATGTGGTTGCAGTACATGCCATATCTATATAAACCGCGGAATGGATAACATCCAGGAAATATCAGATAAAGAAGAGGATTTTATTGATCGTGCGGTAAACCCACGCATTACTTCAAGGCTTGGCTGTCAATGTATCATGATTGATGGTGATATTGAAGTTACCATACCCGATCAATCCCAGTTTATGGGTCACTAAACCAAACCATTTAAAAATACATGAACGATAATAAATTTGAGCTGCCTATACATTGGAGTGACCACGAAGATATTGCCATGGGGCTTTACGAGAAATTCGGCGATGATTTTGACGAATCAAAAATATACAGGATCCGTTTTACCGACCTGTTAGAATGGATACTTACCTTACCCAACTTTGTTGGCACCCGCGAGGAAAGTACCGAAGGACACCTGGAGCAAATACAGTCGGCCTGGGTTTACGAGTGGAGAGATAATCAATAAGTAATTTCGGTTTTAGGTTTGTGGTCTGACTATGGCGTATTGGCTGTGAAATTTATCCTTCAGGCCTGCGCTAATCAGCGGTGTAATCAAAAAAAATCGGTGTAATCAGCAAAAGTATGCTTGATAAACTCAAAGACATTACCACATTTATTTTCGACGTTGACGGCGTATTAACCGACGGATCGGTTTTTGTTACTGAGGCTGGTGAGCAATGCCGTACTTTTAATACCAAAGATGGTTATGCTTTGCAACTGGCAGTTAAATGTATGTACCGTGTTTGCGTGATTAGCGGGGGCAAATCCGAAGGGGTGAGGCACCGCTTAAACGGTTTGGGTATCTATGATGTTTTTTTAGGGGCACATATCAAACTTGATCTCTACAAAGATTACATCGCCCAAAATTATATCGACCCGACTAATGTTTTATACATGGGTGACGATATTCCGGATATTGACATCATGAAGGCCATCGGTTTGCCTACCTGCCCGGCAGATGCGGCCGAAGAGGTAAAAGCAGTTGCAAAATATATATCGCCCGCGTTGGGTGGTCGCGGCTGCGTACGTGATGTGATTGAAAAGGTTTTAAAGATACAAGGCAAGTGGATGAGCGAGAACGCTACATCTTTGTGACTGGTTATTAAGTTATACTTCTTATAAACCCAATGCCTGTAAATCAATAGCTCAATACGAGTGACAGACATAACTCTGTAAGGCCTGTAGCCCAATAATCAATAACCCAGTAACCTAATAACCACTAACCCAATAACCAGTGACTCAATAACCAGTAACTCAATAACCCAATAACAAATAACCATCATGAACAGCACTATTCCTTCCGTTATACTGGCATCTAAATCTCCGCGCAGGCAGGAGCTTTTAACTTTGATGAATATCAACTTCAGGGTAGTGCTTAAGGATGTGGATGAATCATATCCCGAAGGGCTTACGCC
Proteins encoded in this window:
- the ccsA gene encoding cytochrome c biogenesis protein CcsA, producing MDIAFKGEHLAPGHLGQFFIILAFGSALFSTISYYFATVNQNQLDRRWHNMGRIGFIANSVSVVGIGACLFYIIYNNFFEYHYAWAHSSRTLPVYYIISSYWEGQEGSFWLWGFWQAVLGNVLLWKAKSWENPVMTVVGLSQTLLSSMLIGVELFGTRVGSSPFILLREAIQAPIFSRPDYLGYIKDGNGLNPLLQNYWMVIHPPTLFLGFASMIIPFAYAIAGLWTKRYKEWVQPAITYSLFSVMVLGTGIIMGSFWAYESLNFNGFWAWDPVENASVIPWLTLIGAVHVLIVYKNTGQAYFTSLFLVLISFVLVLYASFLTRSGILGETSVHAFTDLGMFWHLVVDVLIFLALAATLVAMRWKELPISKKDEETYSREFWMFVGSVFLGLSCFHLVVVTSIPVWNAMFGTKLAPPIEPIRFYNVFQAGFAFVITLLAGFSQFLKYKKTDTTRFFITSITYFVFAILITALIVYVTGIYHTNWIFMLVTLGAVYSVMANAKILAEVFKGKIKLAGSAVAHIGFGLLIIGAVIAAGTSKVVSINKSGMVEVAGFDKVADVRENIMLYKNEPVTMGKYTVTYVGDSIAMPNHYFKVNYKQFDASGKVTEDFILKPNAQANEKMGLVATPDTKHYLFHDLYTHVTAAPIKDDLHQSAGGAAHDETNDDKNYDPPIINEVAIGDTIRYRDGIIVLKQLNAGAQVQNIPLGKNDVSVGASLEVTTHGKTYKSEPVYMIKGGSGFDFARKVDDAGLKLRLSKILPKINKVEITVYQQPESKKAYIVMKAIEFPYINFFWSGTIIMVIGFLLSIFRRNKELKTV
- the porN gene encoding type IX secretion system ring subunit PorN/GldN — encoded protein: MKKKLVLILFLLLTNTFYLLAHCLTTKSNTLYAAPSKNVVYDAKIDTTITPKTSEKPEDKKSVAKALKLAAKKHKADSIAAVKASSKSRPKARTGADLASGNQAGADTSKTALKNDTTVLSPKAKLKREKEAQKEAAKLEKLKKKEAKKNDIFKMSEKDLARFISNKIHIDTTIKDSMAVSKHRAISYAKAKPFPLVDPAHLSIKFFHRYWRDIDLQDPKNKSFASHHTELINALLAAIKKREIKAYSPAVVTTVNPTGDAFTIPLSYDEMMVGLSDTALVDEFDKDGNKIGSKQVANPFTPEKICGYRIKEDVYYDKTRSRTITRIIGVAPLVKLTLSSGEVLSVQPLCWLKFKDLRNLLVTIDIDPTKKIGDTMDDVFLQRRFYSTIVKESNPEGLRIKDYKTEVADQQNEANRIEKKINKFKKGSWDYTMLQQSLVSETDSKSTKTKTTKKVEVKPAPGN
- a CDS encoding 2Fe-2S iron-sulfur cluster-binding protein, producing the protein MNVFNIKINFEEKDHETLELPIAEGESVLDVCLENGIELQHNCGGVCGCSTCHIYINRGMDNIQEISDKEEDFIDRAVNPRITSRLGCQCIMIDGDIEVTIPDQSQFMGH
- the iscX gene encoding Fe-S cluster assembly protein IscX, which codes for MNDNKFELPIHWSDHEDIAMGLYEKFGDDFDESKIYRIRFTDLLEWILTLPNFVGTREESTEGHLEQIQSAWVYEWRDNQ
- a CDS encoding cytochrome c maturation protein CcmE domain-containing protein, translated to MKKGSIFGMVVIAVAIAVIIGTYSSSSTYGTFKEAADTKSELHVVGHLDKQKALFYDPVKDANYFSFYMKDSKGQECKVVFTGTKPQDFERSEQIVLTGQMNGDEFHASKILMKCPSKYTQDKVEVTEFKAKQAAI
- a CDS encoding KdsC family phosphatase, with the translated sequence MLDKLKDITTFIFDVDGVLTDGSVFVTEAGEQCRTFNTKDGYALQLAVKCMYRVCVISGGKSEGVRHRLNGLGIYDVFLGAHIKLDLYKDYIAQNYIDPTNVLYMGDDIPDIDIMKAIGLPTCPADAAEEVKAVAKYISPALGGRGCVRDVIEKVLKIQGKWMSENATSL
- a CDS encoding Glu/Leu/Phe/Val family dehydrogenase, with protein sequence MSNSKIVANQADHFFGDVCENFDHAAQFTKHDAGLLDQIKSCNSVYRFRFPIRKGNGFEVIDAWRVEHSHHQSPTKGGIRYSEMVNEDEVMALAALMTYKCAIVNVPFGGAKGGIKINPKNYTVGELENITRRYTVELIKKNFIGPSIDVPAPDYGSGEREMSWIADTYATMNPGQLDALGAVTGKPIALHGIAGRREATGRGVAIAIRECVSVAEDMQKLGLTTGISGKRVIVQGLGNVGYHSAKFLSEFGAIIVGLCEYEGAIYNEAGLDIEAVFLHRKETGSILGYPGAKKEFRNSLEGLEQPCDILVPAALENQITGENVKNIKAKIIAEGANGPTTPGAETMFYQNGGIIIPDMYANAGGVTVSYFEWLKNLSHVAFGRMNRRFEENSNLNLVNMVEGITGIALSPLQRSSIIKGASELELVNSGLEDTMIRSYHEIRETFKGNPKIETQRIAAFVGAINKIAVSYQNLGVWP
- a CDS encoding Rossmann-like and DUF2520 domain-containing protein codes for the protein MRVSIIGSGNVATHLSAALKNAGHHIIQVYSLNQQNAGLLAYHVKAEAISHIAQINADTDMFIIAAKDDAIESIAKQLASYQKLIVHTSGATAMDVILKYNLQAGILYPLQTFSKTRELDFKQVPLCIEGSTEDITIRLEQLAHTISKHVSRVNSSERKILHLAAVFACNFSNHLYAIAQVLLVENGLDFNLLKPLILETAQKVMESSPVKVQTGPAIRNDKKTMKAHLGLLDRHPPLQQLYEVLSQSIIKMGNGG